One Kitasatospora sp. MAP12-44 DNA segment encodes these proteins:
- a CDS encoding acyl carrier protein produces MTRYDVSQVVRVAVEETFGLRPGEYCPDTALLGELGVDSLSLLDLMFRVECSLPVLLSPRWCAEQLQGPVPDGEFCDERGRITRRGLLQLGRVMPQIVPEEWSEGRLTLDRMLLFLTVGNLVAMIESALGAEHCVSHA; encoded by the coding sequence ATGACCAGGTACGACGTCTCCCAGGTGGTGCGGGTCGCGGTCGAGGAGACCTTCGGCCTGCGACCGGGCGAGTACTGCCCGGACACCGCGCTGCTGGGCGAGCTCGGCGTGGACTCGCTGAGCCTGCTCGACCTGATGTTCCGGGTCGAGTGCAGCCTGCCGGTGCTGCTGTCGCCGCGCTGGTGCGCCGAACAGCTGCAGGGCCCGGTCCCGGACGGCGAGTTCTGCGACGAGCGGGGCCGGATCACCCGGCGCGGACTGCTGCAACTGGGCCGGGTGATGCCGCAGATCGTCCCCGAGGAGTGGAGCGAGGGCCGGCTCACGCTGGACCGGATGCTGCTCTTCCTGACGGTCGGCAACCTGGTCGCGATGATCGAGTCCGCGCTGGGCGCCGAGCACTGCGTCAGCCATGCCTGA